In the genome of Lathyrus oleraceus cultivar Zhongwan6 chromosome 4, CAAS_Psat_ZW6_1.0, whole genome shotgun sequence, the window GCATATTTGTCtgttattttaaaattttaaaatttacaTTATATCTTAAAACATGTTATAAgatttaataattttttaaatataaaatatattataaataatatactaataattataataaatatcataattatttattttcgtatttgataaaaaaaaactaaaaatgGTTCATTTTAAAATCAAATAGCTCAAAATCCGTATATAATCAAATTCAAATAATATGTTTTGAAAATACATATTAACTTTTTGGAAAGGCATCAACAAAAATCCGACCTTATATAAATCCCAAGGCATGTTAAAGGAGGCATGCTTAAGGCTGCATAACCTCTTTTGTCAGTTCTGAATAAAACACTGGAAAAAGGCGATGATAAAGAAATTGCTGACTAAGTATGTTGTCGGTTCAAAATTAACATGCACATCAATCATGCAATGTAGTATTTGTGCATTTATTGGAAAATCCATTGCAACAGCATACCGTATAATATAGAATATTACATCCTTACACTAAGTTACATGTTGCAAACTCTTTGCTCAATATATTCTATAACTAAATCAAAGATAATTAAACTGGCATCTTCCTCAAAAGTTGACCTTGCATGAAGCTGAAAAAACCAAACAAAGAAAATCAGTAATAATACATAGAAACTTTCATTTTGAATATAGAGGAAAAATATGTTTGCAAGAGAAAAGCAAAATGATTCACCTCTTGATGTAATAGTAACAAAAATCTGCCAAGATGAAAGATTGAACCAACTCCAATACTTGAAGAACCACCATCCAGAAATAGCCATAGCCAAAGAAAAATAGATATCTACCTCTAGTTTCATAAACCTATACAAATATTACAAACATTATAGTATATTATTTCACATTCATTCCCCATAGTCTAAgaaaatgtaaaaaaaaataaaaaaaaatctcaCGTGAATAATCCAATAAGCTAGTGCAAAGAATCTTGAAATACCGAGAGCAAATACATAATATCCCGTGAATGGTTCAACCAtctgaaaataaaaaataaaaacatgtCGGAACTATTTGTGACGCAACTTATTATTATCTGTTTATTTTTTCTTTCTGTATAATCTATAATAGTATAATAAAGTTTGAAAGTGTTTAAcctttgcattttgcatgtaaCGAATTTGAGGAAGTACTGAAACAGTTTCGACATACATAGTGAATGCGAAACCAACTCGAGCAATCCATAAGTGAGGTGAATGTGGTTTCACTAGAACTGCTAGAATTGCGGAAGGCACAACCTAGTACATAATCAATAGAATACTCTTTCAATGAAAACTAAAACATTTTAGATTAACACAAAACTAAGAAGATGTAACAATGTTTACCAAAAGGGATATCCACATTGTGTCAAACTCTTTGATATAGGTTGATTTgagtctgaatctcatcaaccaaacaaCGATTAATGTTAACAAGAAGTATAATAGATCCAGCACAGTGCGATAGTCTGCTTCCATGTAGACGCTACAACCTAGTCTTGTTGCTAGGAATAAAACATTGACCTCTTGGAACTTGAGGGATAAACCTAAAAATAGAAAATTGTTCTTTAGGTTATAGCATAAAATTGATCCatagaatttttttaaaatatatttttggatAACCATGGAAATCTTTGTATGTGAAATTAGATGTAGTATTACTTACTTGTAACAAAATACTAATAAATCAATTGTTTTAATTAGACTAATCGAGCAATAGCAACTATTTAAGATCAAGACACAACTCATAAAATAAACATAAACTATTATTTAATTTAGTAATAAGTTTATCTCTTAATGGTGGTAAATTGGTAATCAACAGAACTCTTGAACTTAATCAAAATATGAAGAGACATATGTTTCCTTCGTATCTTTAATTATGAAAAGTATATTGAAAATCTCAATTCTTGACTCGAAACAAAGTTTTTTTTAATATAGAAGTTTGTTGAAAGTGTCGATGCATGgtaaaaaattgaaaaaatttCAATTGTTAACATGCTTGAACATGCACATTGAAGCTGCAAGATTGATGCCACTAGCCgattattttttgatcatttcTGGCAACTAGGCGAAATTGCTTTAGGATAGGTTGCCAACTAGGCAAAATCTTCTAAGACGTAATATTACATTGAAATCTAATTTATGGAGTGTTCAATATGCGGTGGGCAGGTGGAGTAGATATATCATCTCTTTGATTTGTGTAAGGTGACCTCACATTTTGTATGAAGTTTTTAAGTGGATTGAGCGGCTTAGACCTCTACCTTGCTCGAATTTGACAAACATATGTTTTTAGGGTTGGTCATGATCCGACATTTTGTAGTTTTTATTATGAAGAAAATATGGAATAAAGTTATTTGTTGTCAAGAAAGCTTGATGGTTTATTACAGGATGTCTATGATTATTTGCTCGATATGTCTCGCCATTTCTTTGGCTAATCGGGAGCGGACCTATTTAAGTGGTTGGACAATTAGGGATGTGATGTGTGGCTAACTACCCTCCTTTTATTTAATGTGGGTGTTTAATGTTGTTTTCTTAAATTTGTTCTCTACCGAGGTCTTTGGATAATATGACCTGATAGTTTGATTGTTCTTTTGTTTGCTTGTCTCTCACTAGTTGTGGTTTTTTcttaagttttttttttttttttaatttgacCGATTGTCTGTGTTGTTGTCCTTGCGCACTTCCGATGTTCTTAACTACTTCACTACTCTTTGTTACTAGTGTTCTTTTTTGGTTTAATATATGATATGTGTTTTGCTATTAAAAAAAGAATCTCTTTTACATGTTATGTAGTTCGAAAATTTATCAACTTTTTCTGAGATGAGCTCACTATAGACTACCTTGGAAGTGAGTTTTCTATTAAGGCCTTCCCGCTACATATTGTTGACAAATCATATAATTTGATAGATGCGAACGACATGCCATTGCACTGACTCTCTAATAAATCCATCATCATATTTTACTCATCATATAAAAAATTAATTGCTAATTAACAATAAGAATTTAATCAAATCAAGACAGTGTATACAATACAACCACGATAATTCAGCACAAATTTTTAAAGACGCAAATTAGTACCAAATTCAATTCTTGGCCTCGAACACATATATTACATTAGAGAAAATcaaatagaaaaagaaaaagaatcaAGGAAATATGTAATAATTGATTGATAATGAGAAAATAAGAAACGTACCAGAACATGTCTTATTAACAAAAAGCTTGTATACAAGAACAACAAGACCAGCAATATGAATTGCTCCAGAGGCTATATAGAAAAAATGAGGATCTGTGATAGTATGCTTCAGAATCACCACTCCACAAAAAGCAAGTAATATCCCCAAAAATATCTTCACTTTCATTGATCTTCTACTCAACCATCCACACAAAATATTCACTCCCAAATCCCTCTTTGATCCCATTTTCTCACCCCAAAATATTCACCAACCAAAATATGGGTATTACACAAtgatatattatatatattattgATATTGGATGggaaattttttattatattgAGATTACATTGACTATGGAAACCGTTTCAAAAAAGTTCAATAGGAAAATATAGGTACTTTATTGagaaaaacataaataatatttCTTTAAAGGAAAAGGAAAAGGTGTTCTTTGAATTACTttctttaattatttattttttatgttggtcaaatattttttatttaatattgaGTTTTTCCATGTCTCGTAAGAATATTTAAATTTATATTAAAGGTATAGCATATCAAATATTAACTTTCTCAAAATATATATATGTTTTCTAAATTAATATATATGTACTACAATATAAAACTTTATTAGACACTCAATAAAATCGTacaaaaaataaatatttaataaaatattttttgaaaaataaaataaaaaatactatcgtaatttaattaaatatataatCTAAAAAATTATACTTCAATACataaatattaatataatttttttaagaACTTTTAATAACAAAACTCACGAGAAATAGAACATTGAATTGCAATCCAACCCATCAAATATCTTTAAACTATTTTATTATACATTGAATTATAAGACTTTCATGATGTATACGTGCGGTCAA includes:
- the LOC127076531 gene encoding uncharacterized protein LOC127076531 — encoded protein: MGSKRDLGVNILCGWLSRRSMKVKIFLGILLAFCGVVILKHTITDPHFFYIASGAIHIAGLVVLVYKLFVNKTCSGLSLKFQEVNVLFLATRLGCSVYMEADYRTVLDLLYFLLTLIVVWLMRFRLKSTYIKEFDTMWISLLVVPSAILAVLVKPHSPHLWIARVGFAFTMYVETVSVLPQIRYMQNAKMVEPFTGYYVFALGISRFFALAYWIIHVYETRGRYLFFFGYGYFWMVVLQVLELVQSFILADFCYYYIKSFMQGQLLRKMPV